Proteins from a single region of Phoenix dactylifera cultivar Barhee BC4 unplaced genomic scaffold, palm_55x_up_171113_PBpolish2nd_filt_p 002771F, whole genome shotgun sequence:
- the LOC103706812 gene encoding protein FLOURY 1 has translation MSFGIKEICRRAGTHLQSTGGVLFFLALHFGLLAFLWGSPSSKDWKLALGFPVFPSFNIIYRLCVLLSLLFLGFSVWRLGRGFEELEAVLGQSRRVTADRRSGFGFGGVVCASCGPKIQSWKGYRGGSFKGGKDPVVERTCSLKCEGSNCTGWNGMKDLSDEREAEEGAEDGEEEEEFDGDEQMKLRKEIEKERRLRAEAVRQLEEERRAADEAMAKILSLQNEKASVEREARRYCEIAEQRKVYDQQCIEQLQWLIEKLISEKGEMEGKFGSGGQKIMATESEAMFGKSTVSL, from the coding sequence ATGAGCTTCGGGATCAAGGAGATCTGCCGCAGGGCCGGAACCCACTTGCAATCCACGGGAGGAGTCCTCTTCTTCCTGGCGCTCCACTTTGGATTACTGGCCTTTCTTTGGGGCTCTCCTTCCTCGAAAGATTGGAAGTTGGCGCTTGGCTTTCCTGTTTTCCCCTCTTTTAATATCATTTATAGACTCTGTGTGTTGCTTTCTCTGCTGTTCTTGGGATTTAGCGTGTGGCGCCTTGGCCGAGGGTTTGAGGAGCTTGAGGCGGTTCTTGGGCAATCCCGGAGGGTGACGGCCGATCGGCGAAGCGGGTTCGGCTTCGGTGGCGTTGTTTGTGCCTCCTGTGGCCCCAAGATTCAATCTTGGAAGGGTTATCGGGGTGGAAGTTTCAAGGGGGGCAAGGATCCCGTCGTGGAGAGAACTTGTTCGCTGAAATGTGAAGGTAGCAATTGCACTGGCTGGAACGGGATGAAAGATTTATCAGATGAGCGGGAAGCAGAGGAAGGGGCGGAAGATggtgaggaggaagaagagtttGATGGAGATGAgcaaatgaagttaagaaaggagattgagaaggagagaagGCTTCGGGCCGAGGCGGTCAGGCAGCTggaggaggaaaggagggcTGCTGATGAGGCAATGGCCAAGATTCTGTCCCTTCAAAATGAGAAAGCTTCTGTTGAGAGAGAGGCGAGGCGATACTGCGAAATAGCTGAACAGAGGAAGGTGTATGATCAGCAATGTATCGAGCAACTGCAGTGGCTTATAGAGAAACTTATATCAGagaagggagagatggaggggAAATTCGGGTCAGGTGGGCAAAAGATCATGGCTACAGAGAGTGAGGCCATGTTTGGAAAATCCACTGTAAGTTTGTGA